In one Candidatus Nitronereus thalassa genomic region, the following are encoded:
- the zwf gene encoding glucose-6-phosphate dehydrogenase: MSSPSQTLPSQSDTTSQPTETPPKETAESPTPARGQKLPPTLFIIFGANGDLTKRKLIPALYNLAASHNLSKKFAVIGVDCVSMSNEEFRDKIDREIREFSSQPIASQVREWLRQRMHYLAGDFTDPQTFDLLRAKLHEVDLSQGGAGNYLYYMATAPIFFSEIVQHLAGKGLIAQHKGGARRVIFEKPFGHDLASAKVLNQQLCTILAENQIYRIDHYLGKETVQNILVFRFANGIFEPVWNRRYIDHVQITVAESLGVEHRGAYYEKAGAVRDMVTNHLLQLMSYIAMEPPNAFDAEAVRDEKAKVLRAILPMEAEEVMRSTVAGQYGPGTISGHPVLAYRDEPHVASNSNTETFVALKLFIESWRWGGVPFYLRTGKRMARRVTEIVIQFKSAPLMLFRKTPIHHLNPNRLIIRIQPEEGISLNFGAKIPGPSVQVGTVDMDFQYGKYFGDTPNTGYETLLHDCMAGDATLFQRSDNVEIGWSVVDPILDVWRELGAQATRPYESGTWGPPESDALLEKDGRKWRNPG; this comes from the coding sequence ATGAGTAGTCCGTCACAAACACTACCTTCGCAATCTGACACTACCTCTCAGCCAACAGAAACTCCCCCAAAAGAGACTGCGGAAAGCCCAACACCCGCCAGAGGGCAAAAGCTCCCCCCAACGCTATTCATTATTTTTGGAGCAAATGGGGATTTAACCAAACGAAAATTAATCCCCGCCCTTTACAATCTGGCCGCCAGCCATAACCTCTCGAAAAAGTTTGCCGTGATCGGAGTCGATTGCGTGTCAATGTCGAATGAAGAATTTCGCGATAAAATAGATCGAGAAATCCGGGAATTTTCTTCTCAGCCAATTGCCAGTCAGGTTCGAGAATGGCTGCGCCAACGGATGCATTACCTTGCAGGAGATTTCACCGACCCACAGACCTTTGACTTATTAAGAGCCAAACTCCATGAGGTAGATCTGTCTCAGGGCGGCGCTGGTAACTACCTCTACTACATGGCCACTGCACCCATCTTCTTTTCAGAGATTGTGCAACACCTTGCAGGCAAAGGGCTCATTGCACAACACAAGGGAGGGGCAAGGAGGGTAATTTTCGAAAAACCCTTTGGACATGACCTGGCATCGGCGAAGGTCTTGAACCAACAACTGTGCACTATTCTCGCCGAGAACCAAATTTATCGGATCGACCATTATTTAGGAAAAGAAACCGTACAAAATATTTTGGTCTTCCGATTCGCCAATGGCATTTTCGAACCGGTTTGGAATCGGCGCTACATTGATCATGTTCAAATTACCGTAGCGGAAAGCTTGGGAGTGGAACATCGCGGAGCCTACTACGAAAAAGCGGGGGCCGTTCGCGATATGGTCACCAATCACCTCTTACAATTGATGTCCTACATTGCCATGGAACCACCCAATGCTTTTGATGCCGAAGCCGTTCGGGATGAAAAGGCCAAGGTGCTGCGTGCCATCCTTCCCATGGAGGCCGAGGAGGTTATGCGCTCCACGGTCGCCGGACAATATGGGCCAGGCACGATTTCCGGCCATCCGGTTTTGGCGTATCGCGATGAACCCCACGTAGCTTCGAATTCCAACACTGAGACATTTGTCGCGCTCAAATTATTTATTGAGAGCTGGCGGTGGGGAGGGGTGCCATTTTACCTCCGAACCGGAAAACGAATGGCAAGACGCGTGACGGAAATTGTCATTCAATTCAAATCGGCCCCGCTAATGCTGTTTCGTAAAACCCCGATTCATCACCTGAACCCCAACCGATTAATTATCCGCATCCAACCCGAAGAGGGAATTTCGTTAAATTTCGGCGCAAAAATTCCCGGCCCCTCGGTCCAGGTGGGTACCGTGGATATGGATTTTCAATATGGAAAATATTTTGGTGACACCCCCAATACGGGCTATGAAACGCTTCTTCATGATTGCATGGCTGGAGATGCCACATTGTTTCAGCGAAGCGACAATGTCGAAATTGGCTGGAGCGTTGTGGATCCGATTTTGGATGTCTGGCGAGAACTCGGGGCTCAGGCAACACGTCCTTATGAATCAGGCACATGGGGTCCTCCGGAATCAGACGCCTTACTTGAGAAAGACGGTCGGAAGTGGCGAAATCCAGGATAG
- a CDS encoding NAD-dependent malic enzyme codes for MIWRWLGFGKDSYQPEKDIGPYSNYRLAIRLELNQKPGVFAKLTNAIAKEGASIGAVDMISATKTKVVRDITLDTKNEEHGQRVLDRLEKLPDVKVLSASDRIFMLHLGGKLKMGSKFQISTRNTLSMAYTPGVGRVSQAIAKDPSLTYRFTSKSNSVAVITDGSAILGLGDLGPEAALPVMEGKVMLFQQFAGIDAWPICLNTRDPEQIIQTITNIAPGFGGINLEDISAPRCFEIERRLKATLDIPVMHDDQHGTAVVILSALLNALKVTNRELNQTKVVVNGLGAAGTACCQLLIAAGIGQLKGCDKKGLVLNEPMDVLRSTNDHLTNFIHYDQPTGTLQQALKGADVFIGLSSGNILRPKDLKPMAPEAIVFALANPDPEISPEDALGKCRIYASGRSDYPNQSNNLLAFPGLFRGALDVQAKEINQAMKLAAAHALANVIPAQSLNDEYIIPSVFDKNVVPAIAKAVAIAAKETGMARRNPKHEEGLE; via the coding sequence ATGATTTGGCGTTGGCTTGGTTTTGGCAAAGATTCTTATCAACCAGAAAAGGATATTGGGCCATACTCAAACTACCGGCTGGCCATTCGACTCGAACTCAACCAAAAACCCGGAGTTTTCGCCAAGCTGACGAATGCCATTGCCAAGGAAGGGGCCAGCATTGGTGCGGTGGACATGATATCAGCCACCAAGACCAAAGTCGTTCGAGATATTACACTAGATACCAAAAATGAAGAACACGGGCAGCGGGTCCTCGACCGTCTTGAAAAACTCCCCGACGTCAAAGTCTTATCCGCTTCGGATCGTATTTTCATGTTGCACCTGGGCGGAAAGCTCAAAATGGGCAGCAAGTTTCAAATTTCGACTCGGAACACACTCTCCATGGCCTATACCCCGGGGGTCGGTCGAGTATCCCAAGCGATTGCAAAGGATCCTTCGTTGACCTATCGCTTCACGAGCAAGAGCAACAGCGTAGCCGTAATAACGGATGGATCGGCCATCTTGGGCTTGGGGGACCTTGGACCAGAAGCCGCGCTTCCCGTCATGGAAGGGAAGGTGATGCTCTTTCAACAATTTGCTGGCATCGATGCCTGGCCCATTTGTTTAAACACTCGAGATCCCGAACAAATCATTCAAACAATTACGAACATTGCCCCAGGATTCGGAGGTATCAACCTCGAAGATATTAGTGCCCCACGATGTTTTGAAATTGAACGCCGTTTAAAAGCTACTCTGGATATTCCAGTGATGCATGATGATCAACATGGCACTGCTGTCGTAATTCTTTCGGCACTGTTGAATGCGTTAAAAGTCACGAACCGAGAACTCAACCAAACTAAGGTTGTCGTGAATGGGCTGGGAGCGGCGGGAACCGCCTGCTGTCAATTGCTCATTGCCGCAGGTATTGGGCAACTCAAAGGGTGTGACAAAAAAGGCCTTGTCCTCAATGAGCCAATGGACGTGTTACGATCCACGAATGATCACCTGACAAATTTTATTCACTATGACCAGCCAACGGGTACGTTACAACAGGCCTTAAAAGGCGCAGATGTGTTTATCGGATTGTCTAGCGGCAACATCTTAAGACCCAAAGATTTAAAGCCTATGGCGCCAGAGGCGATCGTCTTTGCCCTCGCCAATCCCGACCCGGAAATTTCTCCGGAAGACGCTCTTGGTAAATGCCGCATTTATGCCAGTGGTCGATCGGACTACCCAAATCAAAGCAATAACCTCTTGGCCTTTCCAGGACTCTTTCGTGGCGCATTAGATGTGCAGGCCAAGGAAATTAACCAAGCAATGAAATTAGCAGCGGCGCATGCCCTGGCTAATGTCATTCCTGCGCAATCGCTGAATGACGAATACATCATCCCCAGCGTCTTTGATAAAAATGTCGTCCCTGCTATTGCCAAAGCCGTCGCCATCGCTGCAAAGGAAACAGGAATGGCCCGACGCAATCCCAAACATGAAGAAGGCCTTGAGTAA